A single genomic interval of Mustelus asterias chromosome 13, sMusAst1.hap1.1, whole genome shotgun sequence harbors:
- the selenoe gene encoding selenoprotein e, with amino-acid sequence MLSALLLCAVVSMIHHASGQGTAEEVNQEEMEIARAELIAPSLVGUSIKKMPELYQFLLNRLALYHNLRYNLQDHEEPELLFYNLRNEVVKNYLVRHMTADELSALLESSGFYKRSAKGEEVPKEFQHFPLKAPRDEL; translated from the exons ATGCTGTCGGCATTACTGCTGTGTGCTGTGGTGTCGATGATCCATCACGCCAGTGGACAGGGAACGGCAGAGGAGGTGAATCAGGAGGAAATGGAAATAGCTCGAGCAGAACTAATT GCTCCTAGTTTGGTTGGATGATCAATTAAGAAGATGCCAGAGCTGTACCAATTCCTCCTGAACCGACTGGCATTGTA TCATAATCTGCGGTATAACTTACAGGATCACGAGGAACCTGAGCTCCTCTTCTACAACCTCAGGAATGAAGTTGTGAAG AATTACCTGGTGAGGCATATGACGGCGGACGAACTCTCTGCTCTTCTCGAGTCTTCGGGCTTCTACAAAAGATCAGCCAAGGGGGAGGAAGTCCCaaaggaattccagcattttccattgaaGGCTCCACGGGACGAGCTGTAG